The Fructilactobacillus ixorae genome has a window encoding:
- a CDS encoding helix-turn-helix transcriptional regulator → MLVFPTDKLLVELSQLIRTRRQQLHLSQAELARGICTQTTISTLENGTHFSKWELVPKLLERLHIEPQELEHAMRSQAADGERQLQQIETALFQFDFHQATAQLNAIRRENLDTKAQLSRYYCYQGLLKVVVDSELDDAIVAFDLALSRNPPRQHSLTWGWVYLGEALTYQRMHLTKRAQRSLQKAFGELQALTQVVTLPLTTVVKFGLAVVTLGLLLRLDAETQAGCQRLRHRLQAHYSYYCLADLYYLEGLSLQATGQAQAANRLLTRADQLVHLKNSSKFERLMQIYQQKRPELE, encoded by the coding sequence ATGTTGGTTTTCCCCACCGATAAATTATTAGTCGAGCTTAGCCAGTTGATTAGAACGCGGCGTCAGCAACTGCATTTATCCCAAGCAGAATTAGCAAGGGGGATTTGCACCCAAACCACCATTAGTACCCTGGAGAACGGGACGCATTTTTCGAAGTGGGAATTGGTGCCCAAGCTATTAGAGCGCCTGCACATCGAACCACAGGAATTAGAACATGCCATGCGATCCCAAGCAGCTGATGGCGAACGACAGCTTCAGCAGATTGAAACGGCCCTGTTTCAGTTTGATTTCCACCAGGCCACTGCACAACTCAACGCCATTCGCCGTGAAAATCTAGATACGAAGGCCCAACTAAGTCGTTACTATTGTTATCAAGGCCTATTGAAGGTGGTCGTAGACTCTGAACTGGATGACGCAATTGTCGCCTTTGATTTGGCGTTAAGTCGGAACCCCCCCCGGCAACATTCGTTAACCTGGGGCTGGGTTTACCTGGGCGAAGCGCTGACCTACCAACGAATGCACCTGACGAAGCGGGCCCAACGCTCGTTACAAAAGGCCTTTGGTGAATTACAGGCCCTCACCCAAGTTGTAACGCTTCCCCTAACCACGGTGGTGAAATTTGGCCTAGCGGTGGTCACCTTAGGATTACTGTTACGCCTGGATGCCGAAACACAGGCCGGGTGCCAGCGCTTACGCCACCGGTTGCAAGCCCATTATTCGTACTATTGTTTAGCCGACTTGTACTACTTGGAGGGACTTAGTTTACAAGCCACGGGCCAGGCACAGGCGGCCAACCGATTGTTAACTCGGGCAGATCAATTGGTACATCTAAAAAATAGCAGTAAGTTTGAACGGCTCATGCAAATTTACCAACAAAAAAGGCCTGAACTGGAATAG
- the yidD gene encoding membrane protein insertion efficiency factor YidD, protein MQNLLVKLIKAYQVGVSAHTPPTCRYQPTCSHYTETAIERFGSWRGLLMGGARILRCNPLVHGGFDPVPTRFQLRRNQTTRNGG, encoded by the coding sequence ATGCAAAATCTGTTAGTGAAGTTAATTAAAGCTTATCAAGTCGGCGTTTCAGCGCATACGCCCCCCACCTGTCGCTACCAACCAACGTGCTCGCACTATACTGAAACGGCTATTGAACGCTTTGGAAGTTGGCGGGGGTTATTGATGGGGGGAGCCCGTATTTTACGGTGTAATCCCCTGGTACACGGGGGCTTTGACCCAGTGCCGACGCGCTTTCAACTACGGCGCAACCAGACAACCCGGAATGGAGGCTAG
- a CDS encoding rod shape-determining protein, which produces MAQDIGIDLGTANVLVSVTGKGVVLNEPSVVAIDTKTNKVLAVGKEAYEMVGRTPGNIKAIRPLKDGVISDFDVTEAMLNYFIKKLSVKGMVSKPKVMICAPTNITNIERKAIIEAAQKSVGGEVFLEEEPKVAAIGAGMDIFEPTGSMVIDIGGGTSDIAVVSLGDIVASKSLKLAGDVMNQDIVDYMKRTHNIIIGEHTAEKIKKTIGTAKADPNDIKEIEVRGRDAVSGMPISVTINSTEIADAIHTSVQMIINAAKSVLETIPPELAADIIDRGVMLTGGGSMLNNIDVVISDALTVPVMVSEDPLENVAKGASALLEHIDTEKKPKKGFSLFGRSN; this is translated from the coding sequence ATGGCCCAAGATATTGGAATTGACCTAGGAACAGCTAACGTGCTGGTATCGGTAACGGGAAAGGGAGTTGTGTTAAACGAACCTTCCGTCGTTGCGATTGATACGAAAACGAACAAGGTGCTGGCAGTCGGAAAAGAAGCCTACGAAATGGTCGGCCGGACGCCTGGCAACATTAAAGCCATTCGGCCGTTAAAGGATGGGGTGATTTCTGACTTTGACGTGACGGAAGCAATGTTGAACTACTTCATTAAAAAATTAAGCGTTAAGGGCATGGTTTCCAAACCGAAGGTAATGATTTGTGCCCCCACCAACATTACGAACATTGAGCGAAAGGCGATCATCGAGGCCGCCCAAAAATCAGTGGGCGGCGAAGTCTTTTTAGAAGAAGAACCCAAAGTGGCTGCCATTGGGGCGGGGATGGACATCTTCGAACCCACTGGGAGCATGGTGATTGATATTGGTGGAGGAACCTCTGATATCGCCGTCGTTTCGCTCGGCGACATCGTGGCTAGTAAGTCACTGAAGTTAGCCGGCGACGTGATGAACCAAGACATCGTGGATTACATGAAACGAACCCATAACATCATCATTGGGGAGCACACGGCCGAAAAAATCAAGAAAACGATTGGAACCGCCAAGGCCGATCCAAACGATATCAAAGAAATTGAAGTTCGGGGCCGGGATGCCGTCAGTGGGATGCCGATTTCCGTTACCATCAACAGTACGGAGATAGCCGATGCCATCCATACGTCCGTTCAGATGATTATTAACGCTGCGAAGAGCGTCTTAGAAACGATTCCACCGGAATTAGCGGCCGATATCATTGATCGGGGTGTCATGCTAACCGGAGGGGGCTCCATGTTAAACAACATTGACGTGGTAATTTCTGATGCCCTGACGGTACCGGTGATGGTATCTGAAGATCCACTTGAAAACGTTGCTAAGGGAGCTAGTGCCTTACTGGAACACATTGATACGGAAAAGAAGCCGAAAAAGGGTTTTAGTTTGTTCGGTCGAAGTAACTAA
- a CDS encoding DUF2969 family protein yields MSRKEKQIELEVVATPDHENLVQIKGRTVGKIVPNADKFDCYIGEQVFHEKNEADALQQVIREYNLHQR; encoded by the coding sequence ATGAGTCGCAAGGAAAAACAAATTGAATTAGAAGTGGTTGCTACGCCTGATCACGAAAACTTAGTCCAGATTAAGGGGCGCACCGTCGGAAAGATTGTGCCGAATGCGGATAAGTTTGATTGTTACATAGGCGAGCAAGTGTTTCACGAAAAAAACGAAGCGGACGCCTTACAACAGGTGATTCGTGAATATAATTTACATCAGAGATAA
- a CDS encoding FtsW/RodA/SpoVE family cell cycle protein, which yields MFQRRQVQDGDRIDWSIIFCVLMLALVGLGSIYVAVSHDTGGVSVVRTVVSQLVWYVIGAVAVVVIMQFDAQQLWKIAPYAYWFGIFLLFVVLFLYSRAYFAQTGAKSWFALGPFTFQPSEIMKPAYILMEARVIADHNSEYPIHTVRSDWKLIGRMFLWTLPVVVLLKLQNDFGTTVVFLAILGGLLIVSGITWKILAPGIIGFVTLVTTAVLLVVTSGGRAILGHLGFQQYQFERIDSWLHPASDSSNQGFQLWQSMKAIGSGGLTGTGFNVSHVYVPVRESDMIFSVVGENFGFIGGTLLILLYFLLIYEMIKVTFETRNVFYAYISTGVIMMILFHVFENVGMSIDLIPMTGIPLPFISQGGSALIGNMIGIGLIMSMQYHNQNSMFSNVKQFS from the coding sequence GTGTTTCAAAGAAGACAAGTGCAAGATGGTGATCGAATTGATTGGAGCATCATCTTTTGCGTGCTGATGTTAGCCTTGGTCGGGCTTGGCTCGATTTACGTGGCCGTTTCGCATGATACCGGAGGCGTATCGGTGGTTCGAACCGTGGTTTCTCAGTTAGTGTGGTATGTAATTGGAGCGGTGGCGGTAGTTGTCATCATGCAGTTTGATGCCCAGCAATTGTGGAAAATTGCGCCCTACGCTTATTGGTTTGGAATTTTTCTCCTATTTGTCGTCCTGTTTCTATACAGTCGGGCGTACTTCGCGCAAACGGGAGCCAAAAGTTGGTTTGCCCTTGGGCCGTTTACCTTTCAACCCTCTGAAATTATGAAGCCGGCGTACATTTTGATGGAAGCCCGGGTCATTGCGGATCACAATAGCGAATATCCGATTCATACGGTTCGGAGTGACTGGAAACTGATTGGTCGGATGTTTCTATGGACGTTACCCGTCGTGGTGTTGTTAAAACTGCAAAACGACTTTGGGACGACCGTGGTGTTCTTAGCCATCTTAGGGGGCCTGCTAATTGTTTCGGGAATTACCTGGAAAATTTTGGCGCCGGGCATCATCGGGTTTGTGACCCTCGTCACGACCGCGGTCTTGCTGGTGGTAACCAGTGGTGGACGAGCCATTTTAGGGCACCTCGGCTTTCAACAGTATCAATTTGAACGAATTGATAGCTGGTTGCATCCAGCTTCTGATTCCAGTAACCAAGGCTTTCAACTGTGGCAAAGTATGAAAGCAATTGGGTCCGGGGGCCTAACTGGAACCGGTTTTAATGTATCCCATGTGTATGTGCCCGTGCGAGAATCTGATATGATTTTCTCCGTCGTTGGTGAAAACTTTGGGTTTATCGGCGGGACTTTACTGATTCTGTTATACTTTCTCTTGATTTATGAAATGATTAAAGTGACGTTTGAAACTCGTAACGTCTTTTATGCCTACATTTCAACGGGAGTAATTATGATGATCCTCTTCCACGTCTTTGAAAACGTGGGGATGAGCATTGATTTGATTCCGATGACGGGGATTCCATTGCCGTTTATCAGTCAAGGAGGATCAGCCCTCATCGGGAATATGATTGGGATTGGTTTGATCATGTCGATGCAGTATCACAATCAAAATTCGATGTTTAGTAACGTTAAACAATTTTCGTAA
- a CDS encoding D-alanine--D-alanine ligase family protein: protein MTENKQHIALLFGGDSSEHDVSKRSAHNIYDAMDRERYDVSLFLVTKSGMVLDDAASHRVFAGEDEDAVAAEVLPQLDAANPLAPILNLDSTKHIDVFFPIIHGNLGEDGTIQGLLRLLQKPYVGSGVQASALAYDKDLTKKILTATGIRNTKYVLVTPDTAAEWSYPKVSEQLDSQLLFIKPARQGSSIGIHKVKNDAEYAAGLQDALRYDDKVLVEEAINGPEEVEISILGNKDPQASKIGAIKVPAEDAFYTYDNKFVDASAVEFTIPVELPAPVRDEITEMALGAFRALELKGMARIDFLVSKDLTPYLGEVNTLPGFTNISLYPQLWEASGISYSELIDRLIELAKAEFVRQGKILHDFKPLTLTDQDKVYDAD from the coding sequence ATGACAGAGAACAAGCAACACATTGCGCTATTATTCGGTGGAGATTCTTCTGAACATGACGTATCCAAACGGTCCGCTCATAACATCTATGATGCGATGGACCGGGAGCGATACGACGTAAGCCTCTTTTTGGTAACTAAAAGTGGCATGGTTTTAGATGATGCCGCATCGCACCGGGTGTTTGCTGGTGAAGATGAAGATGCCGTTGCTGCGGAAGTACTGCCCCAGTTAGACGCCGCTAATCCGTTGGCACCAATTCTTAATCTGGATAGTACGAAGCACATCGATGTCTTTTTCCCCATTATTCACGGGAATTTAGGGGAAGATGGGACCATCCAAGGATTGTTACGGTTATTGCAAAAACCCTACGTTGGAAGTGGGGTGCAAGCCTCAGCCCTTGCGTACGATAAGGATTTAACCAAGAAGATCTTGACGGCTACCGGCATTCGAAATACCAAGTATGTGTTAGTTACACCTGATACTGCGGCCGAGTGGAGTTACCCCAAGGTTAGTGAGCAGCTTGATTCCCAGTTGTTATTCATTAAACCAGCCCGGCAGGGTTCCTCAATTGGGATCCACAAGGTTAAGAATGATGCCGAATATGCGGCTGGTTTACAGGATGCGCTGCGGTACGACGATAAAGTGTTGGTGGAAGAAGCCATTAATGGTCCAGAAGAGGTAGAAATTTCTATCCTCGGAAACAAAGACCCGCAGGCTTCTAAAATTGGTGCGATTAAGGTACCAGCAGAAGACGCGTTTTATACCTATGATAATAAGTTCGTAGATGCCAGCGCGGTTGAATTTACGATTCCCGTTGAATTACCAGCACCAGTGCGGGATGAAATTACGGAAATGGCCCTAGGTGCCTTTCGGGCGCTGGAGCTAAAGGGCATGGCGCGGATCGACTTCTTAGTATCAAAAGATTTAACTCCCTACCTAGGAGAAGTCAACACCTTGCCTGGTTTCACTAACATTTCGTTATATCCCCAGCTGTGGGAAGCTTCCGGAATTAGTTATTCGGAGCTGATTGATCGCTTGATTGAACTGGCAAAGGCTGAATTTGTGCGCCAAGGCAAAATTTTACATGATTTTAAGCCACTAACGTTAACTGATCAAGATAAAGTTTATGACGCTGACTAG